In one Leptospira yasudae genomic region, the following are encoded:
- a CDS encoding DEAD/DEAH box helicase, whose translation MKKLKFSELNLSTEIQNAIAEMGFEEASPIQSEAIPVILKGKDIIGHAQTGTGKTAAFAIPTIELLEVESKHLQALILCPTRELVIQVSEQFRKLMKYKGNFEVVPVYGGQEIDRQLRALRKNPQIVIATPGRMMDHMRRGSIHLEDIKIVVLDEADEMLDMGFREDMEFILKDTPADRQTVMFSATMTDEILTLMKRFQKHPQIIDVTHQKLSAPKIEQIYYEIQENAKGEALARLIEYRNVKLALVFCNTKAQVDTVVELLKSRGYFAEALHGDLNQKQRDKVMNGFRNGSIEILVATDVAGRGIDVNNVEAVFNYDLPRDGEDYVHRIGRTGRAGKKGIAFSFIVGKQIYNLKKIERINGIKIEAGKIPTLDDLEETKIHSYTSKVRSIVDAGHLSKYVNQVEKLMGDDYTALDIAAALFKMTITKDSITFDDSVQFESNFKFDERDSSKKKSGGGGRYRDRNFGRSGGGGKPKSNSGAGSGSGGSHGGSRSKFSKGDRNPKSGGGSSPSFKKKKK comes from the coding sequence ATGAAGAAACTCAAGTTTAGCGAACTAAACTTATCCACCGAAATCCAAAACGCGATTGCAGAAATGGGTTTTGAAGAAGCCTCTCCGATTCAATCGGAAGCCATCCCCGTCATTTTAAAAGGAAAAGACATCATCGGCCACGCGCAAACCGGAACCGGTAAAACGGCCGCATTCGCGATTCCAACGATCGAACTTCTCGAAGTCGAAAGCAAACATCTGCAAGCGCTGATCCTTTGCCCGACCCGCGAACTCGTGATCCAAGTCAGCGAACAATTCCGTAAACTCATGAAATACAAAGGAAACTTCGAAGTGGTTCCGGTTTACGGCGGTCAAGAGATCGACAGACAGCTCCGCGCTCTTCGCAAAAACCCTCAGATCGTCATCGCCACTCCCGGAAGAATGATGGATCACATGAGAAGAGGTTCTATCCACCTCGAAGACATCAAGATCGTCGTTCTGGACGAAGCGGACGAAATGTTGGACATGGGCTTCCGCGAGGACATGGAATTCATCCTTAAGGACACTCCTGCGGATCGTCAGACGGTAATGTTTTCGGCGACGATGACCGACGAAATTCTCACGCTGATGAAACGGTTTCAAAAACATCCGCAAATCATCGACGTAACGCATCAAAAACTCAGCGCCCCTAAAATCGAACAGATCTATTACGAGATTCAGGAAAACGCCAAAGGAGAAGCCCTCGCGCGATTGATCGAATACAGAAACGTAAAACTCGCATTAGTATTTTGTAATACGAAAGCGCAAGTCGACACGGTGGTGGAACTTCTGAAATCCAGAGGTTATTTCGCGGAAGCGCTTCACGGAGATCTCAATCAAAAACAAAGAGATAAGGTGATGAACGGTTTCCGGAACGGAAGCATCGAGATTCTCGTTGCGACCGACGTCGCCGGAAGAGGAATCGATGTGAACAACGTGGAAGCGGTTTTCAACTACGATCTTCCGAGAGACGGAGAGGATTACGTCCACCGTATCGGTAGAACGGGAAGAGCGGGTAAAAAGGGAATCGCATTCTCCTTTATCGTCGGGAAGCAGATCTACAACCTCAAAAAGATCGAACGGATCAACGGAATCAAAATCGAAGCAGGAAAAATTCCTACGTTAGACGATCTCGAAGAAACGAAAATTCATTCTTATACTTCCAAGGTGAGATCGATCGTGGACGCGGGTCATCTTTCGAAATACGTCAACCAAGTCGAAAAACTAATGGGCGACGATTATACGGCGCTCGACATCGCGGCGGCTCTGTTCAAGATGACGATCACCAAAGACAGCATCACCTTCGACGATTCCGTTCAATTCGAATCCAATTTTAAATTCGATGAAAGGGATTCTTCCAAAAAGAAATCCGGCGGTGGCGGAAGATATAGAGATCGTAACTTCGGAAGATCGGGTGGCGGCGGTAAACCGAAATCGAATTCCGGAGCTGGAAGCGGTTCCGGCGGTTCTCACGGAGGATCGCGTTCCAAATTCTCCAAAGGCGATCGAAATCCAAAATCCGGCGGCGGCTCTTCTCCTTCCTTTAAGAAAAAGAAGAAATAA